GCTAAAACTTTAGACGAAGATAGTCCAAATAAACCTATTTTAGATATCAAAAAACCTAATTTTAAAGAAGATAAATCAAAAAATATTCCTTCCAAAAATGAAGATAAAGAAGAATGGAGAAGTTTTTAAAACTTGCCATTTTCTTTGTCATAAAGAGTTTTGAATCTCTTTAAATATTGATTTTAAATCTGCTAAATCAAAGTTTACTTCACCCTTTAAAGCTTTTTTCTCAATATTTTCCAAAATTAAAGAAGCTTCATTCATTGCTAAAGATGAACAAGCACCTTTTATATAGTGAGAAAATTTTACAATTTTTTCACTATTTTTTTCATCAATAGCCTCTTGTAAATTTTTTAAATCATTATCAAGTGTTAAAAATAGATTGTCTAATAACATATCGACAGTACTTTCATCTAAAGATAGTTGTTTCATAGCATCTTGTTTATTATATTTTGATATTTGCTTATTCTCTATTACATCAAAGTTATTTTTAATTTCATTTTTTGATGATTGTTTTTTTAAAAACTCTCCTAAAATAGATAGAAGCTTTTCAAATTCAATAGGTTTTGATAAATAACCATCCATACCTTGTTGTAAATATCTCTCTTTATCACCAGCAATTGAGTTAGCAGTAAGTGCAACAATAGGTGTTTTTTTTGTATTAGCTCTCTGTTCTAAAATCTTTATTTGTTTCATTGCTGAAATACCATCTAAAATAGGCATATTAACATCCATTAAAATTAGATCAAATTCTCTTTTTTTATACTCTTCCACAGCATCTTTTCCATTTGAAACAATTACAGGATTAATACCAACTTTTTTTAATAATATCTCTATTAATTTTTGATTATTTGGATTATCTTCTGCAACTAAAACATCTGCTTTAAACTCTTTATCATTTTTTGAAGTATCTATTACACTACAATGTAAATTAGAGTTTTGAGCTACAATATTATATATTTTTGAACCATAAATAGGTAGTTCAATTATATAATCTATCATAAGTAAAGTAAAAGGGCTTAATCTAGTTTTATCACCAACATAAACAATTTTTCCATTTGGATTTTTTGTTGTAAATATTTGTAAAAATGATGCTAATTCATCTCCTCCAAAACAAAAGAGTAGAGATGCTTTTTTATCAATATCTTCACTAAAATCAAAAACATTACCTATCTTTTCTAAATAATTTTTTGTAATATTTTTTATTTTAATAATATTTGGATTTGCACTATAAATAGCAAAATCTATATTACTTTTTATTTTAGAAGAGTCCTCTTTTGGAATAGTTTCAAACTCTAATTTAAATGAGAATTCACTACCTTTTTCATATATACTATTTACTTCAATTTTAGAACCCATCTTTTTTATAATATCACTACAAATTGTTAAACCTAAACCAGTTCCACCAAATTTTCTACTAATTCCACTATCTGCTTGTGAAAATGGTTTAAAAACTAATTTCAATTGTTCAGAAGTCATTCCAATACCACTATCTTTTATTTTAAAAATTACAACAGATTTTTTAGTTTCTAAATTATTTGAAATAACTTGAATATCAAAATTTACTTTTCCAAACCTAGGTGTAAATTTGATAGCATTACTTAATAAGTTAGATATAACCTGCTGTAATCTTGTAGAGTCACTTATTATTAAATCTGGTAGATTTGGGTCAACCTCATATATAAATTTTATATTTTTATCTTTTGCACTAACAGAAAAAAGCTCAACAATATTTTCTGTTAAATCAAATAAAGAAAAAGTGTGATATTCAAGCTCTAATTTACCATTTTCTATTTTTGATATATCAAGAACATCATTAATAATATTTAAAAGAGATTTTGCACTTTTTGAAATTATTGTTGCACTCTCTTTATCTTTTATATCCAAATTTGATTCACATAAAATATCTGAAAAACCAATAATTGCATTTAAAGGAGTTCTTATTTCATGACTCATATTTGCTAAAAATGTTGATTTTACTTGCTCCGCAAACTGTGCTTTCTCTTTAGCTTTTACAAGCTCTGAAATATCATATCTTAAAGAGAGATACTCCATAATATCTCCATTACTATCTAAAATAGGAACTATAGTACTTGAAACAAAATAATCTGAACCATCTTTTTTCCTATTTTTTATATTTGCTTTAAATATTTTTTTATTTTGTATAGTTTTCCAAAGCTCTTCAAATAGCTCTTTTGGACTATCAGGATGTCTAACTATATTATGAGGTTTTCCAATTAATTCCTCTTTAGTGTAGCCAGATACTTCACAAAAAGTATTATTTACATAAGTTATATTTCCATTTAAATCAGCTTTTGAGACAATAGCACTTGCATCAACAGCTTTTTTATGTTCCAAAAGTAGCCTATTGCTATCTTTTAAATCTTTTGTCTGTTTTTCTACTTCATCTTGAAGTTTTTTTGTTTGTTCTTTTGTCTCTTTTTGTTTAAGTAGATACAAAATAGTATAGTGAATTATAAAAGATAAAATCACTAAAAGCATAAAAATTAATATATTTCTCGTGTGAATTGAGCTTAAAACAAACTCTTCATGAATTGGCATAACAACTTCTAAAATACCTCTTACATCACCAATTTTCCAATCTTTTTTTGGACTATCATCTCTTCCATTATGACAAGCCAAACAACTATTTGCATTCATAGTATCAGGAAAGGCAACACGAATAACCTCTTTATTATCAACTATATCTTGTTTTACAAAAATTTCATTTGGGTTTTCTCTTAAAAATTTAATTGAATTTTTTTGAAATTCATCTAAAACTCTATTTGCTCTATTTGGAAATGGATAATCACTAAAAAAATTAACTTTGAGATTCTCTTTTTGTGATAATTTTTCACTAATATTATGAATAGTTGTTGCTGGAAGAGGTATAGTATTTGAACTATATTCATGATTATAATCAACTTTTATATCTGGTAAGTTTTTTACTTTGGACACCACAAATTCATTATAATAGCTTCTAAATGTTTTTAAGTGATGAACTATCTCTTTAGATTCTCTAGTTATTTTTTCTTTTTGGTTATTTAAAGATAAAGATGGAAGATAAAAGATAGCTAATAGTAATAAAGCAGTAGAAGCAACAACAATAGGTCCAATAATCGGATTTATAATAACTTTATAAATAAATCTTAAAAATTTCATAAATCTTCTTCTTTAAACTTATTAAAAATAGTTATTACCTCTTCTTTATTTTGAATAAACATATCAACTAAAATAGGATCAAAATGTTTACCTTTTTCATCTATAAGTAGTTTAAATGCATCATCAATTTCCCAAGCTTTTTTGTATGGTCTTGTTGATGTTAGGGCATCAAACACATCTACAATAGCTGTTATACGCCCAAAAATAGGAATATTTTCACCTTGAAGTCTATTTGGATAGCCTGTTCCATCATATTTTTCATGATGATTATATGCAATAACTCCACCAGCTTTTAAATATTTACTTTTTGAGCCTTTTAAAATTTCATATCCTATTGAAGCGTGTTGTTTCATAATAGCAAATTCATCATCAGTTAATTTTCCAGGCTTAAGTAAAATAGAATCAGGAATACCAATTTTCCCAATATCATGAAAAGCTGATGCATAAAAAATTATGTCTTGAAGCTCTTCATTTAAACCATAAGCACTTGCCAAAAGCTTACAATAATGAGATACTCTTTTTGTGTGAGCATTTGTTTCAGGATCTTTATATTCAGATGCTTTTCCTAGCATTTGTAAAGCTTCATGTTCTGATTCTTTAAGTCTTAATGTAGCTTTTTTTACCTCTTCTTCAAGTAATAGTGCTTTATTTTCAATAAGAAGTTGAGCTTTTCTAAGCTTTAACATATTTATAATTCTTGCTTTAAAAGCAGGAGCATTTATTGGTTTATTTAAAAAATCATTTGCTCCAACTTCCAAAGCTTTTATTTGAAGTTCCATATCATCACCAACTGCAGTTAGCATAATAATTGGAATTGTTTCATTTTTTTCTCTAACCTTTTGTATAACTTCAATTCCATTCATTTCAGGCATCATATAATCAACAATAATCAAATCATAATCATTTTTTTCTAACTCATCAACAGCATCTAAAGGATTTAAAAAACTAGATATATTAAGCTTAAGAATTTTTGCATAGCTTTCAATAATTAGTAGGTTTGTTTTATTATCATCAATAGAAATGATTTTCATATTCTCTATATTCATGCATCCGCCTTTATATGATTTAAATATTATAACTAAATTTTTAATTTTAAGTATTTTATAACTTCTGGTAATTTTTTAACTTTTTATAATAAATTAAAAAATTACAACCTTATTTCTTCCTAACTCTTTTGCTTTATAAACCGCATCATCTGCTCTTTTTATGGTTTTTAATATATCTTCATTTTCTAAGTAAATAGTTCCACCTATAGAGCAAGTTTTATGTCCAACTGTATTAAAATTAAAAGACTCTATAGATTTTCTTAAAGATTCTAATATTTTTTGAAGATTAGAGACTTCATCTATTTTTAAAATCATTATAAACTCTTCTCCACCCCAACGAACTAAAATATCATTTTT
Above is a genomic segment from Aliarcobacter cryaerophilus containing:
- a CDS encoding ATP-binding protein; protein product: MKFLRFIYKVIINPIIGPIVVASTALLLLAIFYLPSLSLNNQKEKITRESKEIVHHLKTFRSYYNEFVVSKVKNLPDIKVDYNHEYSSNTIPLPATTIHNISEKLSQKENLKVNFFSDYPFPNRANRVLDEFQKNSIKFLRENPNEIFVKQDIVDNKEVIRVAFPDTMNANSCLACHNGRDDSPKKDWKIGDVRGILEVVMPIHEEFVLSSIHTRNILIFMLLVILSFIIHYTILYLLKQKETKEQTKKLQDEVEKQTKDLKDSNRLLLEHKKAVDASAIVSKADLNGNITYVNNTFCEVSGYTKEELIGKPHNIVRHPDSPKELFEELWKTIQNKKIFKANIKNRKKDGSDYFVSSTIVPILDSNGDIMEYLSLRYDISELVKAKEKAQFAEQVKSTFLANMSHEIRTPLNAIIGFSDILCESNLDIKDKESATIISKSAKSLLNIINDVLDISKIENGKLELEYHTFSLFDLTENIVELFSVSAKDKNIKFIYEVDPNLPDLIISDSTRLQQVISNLLSNAIKFTPRFGKVNFDIQVISNNLETKKSVVIFKIKDSGIGMTSEQLKLVFKPFSQADSGISRKFGGTGLGLTICSDIIKKMGSKIEVNSIYEKGSEFSFKLEFETIPKEDSSKIKSNIDFAIYSANPNIIKIKNITKNYLEKIGNVFDFSEDIDKKASLLFCFGGDELASFLQIFTTKNPNGKIVYVGDKTRLSPFTLLMIDYIIELPIYGSKIYNIVAQNSNLHCSVIDTSKNDKEFKADVLVAEDNPNNQKLIEILLKKVGINPVIVSNGKDAVEEYKKREFDLILMDVNMPILDGISAMKQIKILEQRANTKKTPIVALTANSIAGDKERYLQQGMDGYLSKPIEFEKLLSILGEFLKKQSSKNEIKNNFDVIENKQISKYNKQDAMKQLSLDESTVDMLLDNLFLTLDNDLKNLQEAIDEKNSEKIVKFSHYIKGACSSLAMNEASLILENIEKKALKGEVNFDLADLKSIFKEIQNSL
- a CDS encoding HD domain-containing phosphohydrolase, whose product is MNIENMKIISIDDNKTNLLIIESYAKILKLNISSFLNPLDAVDELEKNDYDLIIVDYMMPEMNGIEVIQKVREKNETIPIIMLTAVGDDMELQIKALEVGANDFLNKPINAPAFKARIINMLKLRKAQLLIENKALLLEEEVKKATLRLKESEHEALQMLGKASEYKDPETNAHTKRVSHYCKLLASAYGLNEELQDIIFYASAFHDIGKIGIPDSILLKPGKLTDDEFAIMKQHASIGYEILKGSKSKYLKAGGVIAYNHHEKYDGTGYPNRLQGENIPIFGRITAIVDVFDALTSTRPYKKAWEIDDAFKLLIDEKGKHFDPILVDMFIQNKEEVITIFNKFKEEDL